A genomic segment from Malus domestica chromosome 05, GDT2T_hap1 encodes:
- the LOC103409315 gene encoding uncharacterized protein, translating to MSMNKNKKRKRKEERPATHLRNKYSENTPDFAHLASLYPSFEPFVFFSRDDRPRVDWTDFNATRELTRVLLLHDHRLNWWIPDGQLCPTVPNRSNYIHWIEDLLSSDIIVKTTSNGDKVRGFDIGTGANCIYPLLGASLLGWSFVGSDVSDVALEWAEKNVRDNPHIAELIEIRKVESVKETLPLEGSPNGMLDGTERKIELTENMESEAVTLPSSSSTYHGPPILLGVVKDGEEFDFCMCNPPFFETMEEAGLNPKTACGGTPTEMVCPGGEKAFITRIIEDSVTLKHTFRWYTSMVGRKLNVKILTSKLWEVGVTMVKTTEFVQGQTSRWGLAWSFLPPAKQLVSSHMAVKNNLSFMLEGLDRKFGAIHVLESTKSFFSCSGASCNLNTSSFTLDITVTKDHSDAILKGGPQDYDRVFSCEDKQQASTSSSCLNLHSNNLGFRVSVFQQNPGTLLVKGSLQQRDCQLSGAFSPIFQRLEEDLKQKFCRRK from the exons ATGTCGATGAACAAAaataagaagaggaagagaaaggAGGAGCGACCTGCGACCCACCTGAGAAACAAATACTCCGAGAACACACCCGACTTCGCTCACTTGGCTTCTTTGTACCCCTCTTTCGAGCCCTTCGTCTTCTTCTCCCGAGACGATCGGCCCAGAGTTGACTGGACCGACTTCAACGCCACCCGGGAACTCACTCGGGTCCTCCTCCTCCACGACCACCGCCTCAATTG GTGGATTCCAGATGGGCAGCTGTGCCCTACTGTGCCCAATAGATCGAATtacattcattggattgaaGATCTTCTCTCATCTGACATCATTGTGAAGACTACAAGCAATGGTGATAAAGTTAGGGGCTTTGATATTGGAACTGGAGCAAACTGCATATATCCGCTTCTTGGTGCTTCTCTTCTGGGTTGGAGCTTTGTTGGGTCAG ATGTGAGTGATGTAGCACTAGAGTGGGCAGAAAAAAATGTTAGAGATAATCCACATATTGCGGAACTTATTGAAATTAGAAAGGTTGAAAGTGTTAAAGAGACCCTTCCCCTGGAAGGATCGCCAAATGGGATGTTGGATGGTACTGaaagaaaaatagaattgaCTGAGAATATGGAAAGTGAAGCAGTGACTTTGCCCTCCTCTTCATCCACATATCACGGGCCACCTATTCTCCTTGGTGTGGTTAAGGATGGTGAGGAGTTTGACTTCTGCATGTGTAACCCTCCATTTTTCGAGACCATGGAGGAAGCAGGACTAAATCCAAAAACTGCATGTGGTGGGACCCCAACCGAGATGGTTTGTCCTGGTGGAGAAAAGGCTTTCATCACTCGCATTATTGAAGATAGCGTCACATTGAAGCATACTTTTCG GTGGTACACATCAATGGTTGGTAGGAAACTGAATGTCAAAATCCTAACATCAAAGCTTTGGGAAGTTGGAGTCACCATGGTAAAGACAACTGAATTTGTCCAAGGCCAAACTTCTCGATGGGGGCTGGCCTGGTCCTTTTTGCCTCCTGCCAAGCAGTTAGTGTCATCTCATATGGCTGTGAAGAACAACCTCTCTTTCATGCTTGAG GGCCTCGACCGAAAATTTGGTGCTATACATGTATTGGAATCAACCAAATCCTTTTTCAGCTGTAGCGGTGCATCGTGTAACTTGAACACATCCTCATTTACACTCGAC ATCACCGTGACAAAAGATCACTCAGATGCAATCTTGAAGGGTGGGCCACAAGATTATGATAGAGTTTTCAGTTGTGAAGATAAGCAACAGGCATCCACAAGCTCAAGCTGTTTGAACTTGCATTCAAATAATCTAGGTTTTCGTGTTTCG GTCTTTCAGCAAAACCCAGGGACACTTCTGGTGAAAGGCTCACTACAGCAGAGAGATTGTCAACTTTCAG GAGCATTCTCACCAATATTCCAACGACTTGAGGAAGATCTGAAACAGAAATTTTGTAGAAGGAAGTAG
- the LOC114824843 gene encoding pentatricopeptide repeat-containing protein At2g21090 has product MPSFSSPSLPPLTKPKRLATTKPPCVVQSLLKLCSQGNLSQALSTLDLLVQKGIRLPAKTLAFLLEQCGAARSLREGKWVHIHMKLTGFKHPSTFLANHLINMYFKCADDVEARRVFDKMAVRNLYSWNNMLSGYAKMRKLSEARSLFDKMPEKDVVSWNTMVIGYAQSGVCDEALRFYRELRRLSIGFNEFSFAGVLTACVKLRELGLTRQVHAQVLVAGFLSNVVLSSSVVDAYAKCGEMGDARKVFDNMPVKDVLVWTTLVSGYAKFGDMESASELFNRMPEKNPVSWTAVISGYARNGLGHEALAFFTEMMFYQVRPDQFTFSSCLCACASIASLKHGKQVHASLVRNNFRPNTIVVSSLIDMYSKCGDLGAGRRVFELMGDKQDTVLWNTLISALAQHGKGIEAMQTFEDMVRSGMKPDRTTFVVILNACSHSGLVQEGLTFFESMTSDHGIVPDVEHYACLVDLLGRAGRFDELINQLKNMPGKGGDQVWNALLGVSRIHGNTEMGRKVAEHLIEMEPQSSGAYVLLSSIYAEHGKWELVEKVRQLMDERQVRKERALSWIEVENRVNAFTVSDRLHPLKEEIYSVLEQLAGQMEEDVSVPNSLR; this is encoded by the coding sequence ATGCCCTCTTTCTCCTCCCCCTCTCTCCCTCCTCTGACCAAGCCTAAACGCCTCGCCACCACCAAGCCTCCCTGCGTCGTCCAGTCTCTCCTCAAGCTCTGCTCTCAGGGAAATCTCTCGCAAGCCCTCTCCACTCTCGACCTTCTAGTCCAAAAGGGTATCCGCTTACCCGCCAAGACTCTCGCTTTCCTCTTGGAACAGTGCGGCGCCGCCAGGTCCCTCCGAGAAGGCAAATGGGTTCACATCCATATGAAGCTCACTGGATTCAAGCACCCCTCTACGTTTTTAGCCAACCATTTGATAAATATGTACTTTAAGTGTGCCGATGATGTAGAAGCCCGCAGGGTGTTTGATAAAATGGCTGTGAGGAATTTGTACTCTTGGAACAATATGCTTTCTGGGTATGCTAAGATGAGGAAGTTGAGTGAGGCCAGGAGTTTGTTTGATAAAATGCCGGAGAAGGACGTCGTGTCGTGGAACACCATGGTCATTGGTTATGCCCAGAGTGGAGTTTGTGATGAGGCTTTGAGGTTTTATAGAGAGTTGAGAAGGTTGTCAATTGGTTTCAATGAGTTTAGTTTTGCGGGTGTTTTGACTGCTTGTGTGAAGTTGAGGGAATTGGGGCTTACTAGGCAAGTTCATGCGCAGGTTTTGGTTGCCGGGTTTTTGTCAAATGTTGTGCTTTCTAGTTCGGTTGTTGATGCTTATGCCAAATGCGGGGAGATGGGAGACGCGAGGAAAGTATTCGATAACATGCCTGTGAAGGATGTTCTTGTTTGGACAACACTGGTTTCGGGGTATGCAAAATTTGGTGATATGGAATCAGCTAGTGAATTGTTCAATCGGATGCCCGAGAAGAACCCTGTATCGTGGACAGCTGTGATTTCTGGCTATGCTAGAAATGGTTTGGGGCATGAAGCCCTTGCATTTTTTACAGAGATGATGTTCTATCAAGTTAGACCTGATCAGTTTACGTTTAGTAGTTGCCTTTGTGCTTGTGCTAGTATAGCTTCACTTAAGCATGGTAAACAAGTACATGCGTCTTTAGTACGAAATAATTTTAGACCCAACACAATTGTTGTGAGCTCTCTTATCGACATGTATTCAAAATGTGGGGATTTAGGGGCAGGAAGGCGAGTTTTCGAGCTCATGGGTGATAAGCAAGATACTGTATTATGGAACACGTTGATATCTGCCTTAGCACAGCATGGTAAAGGTATAGAGGCAATGCAGACGTTTGAGGACATGGTCAGATCAGGAATGAAGCCGGATAGGACCACCTTTGTGGTCATTCTCAATGCATGTAGTCATTCTGGTCTAGTGCAGGAAGGGCTTACTTTTTTCGAGTCCATGACTAGTGATCATGGCATTGTTCCTGATGTAGAACATTATGCATGCCTAGTTGATCTCTTGGGTCGAGCTGGACGTTTTGACGAGTTAATCAACCAGCTCAAGAATATGCCAGGTAAAGGTGGGGATCAAGTTTGGAATGCATTACTTGGTGTTAGTAGAATTCATGGAAACACAGAGATGGGAAGAAAAGTGGCTGAACACCTTATTGAGATGGAGCCTCAATCTTCTGGTGCCTATGTATTACTTTCAAGTATATATGCCGAACATGGGAAATGGGAGTTGGTAGAGAAGGTGAGACAGCTTATGGATGAGAGACAAGTGAGGAAAGAGCGAGCCCTTAGTTGGATAGAAGTTGAAAATAGAGTGAATGCTTTCACTGTATCGGATCGGTTGCATCCTCTGAAAGAAGAAATATACTCAGTTTTGGAACAGTTAGCTGGCCAGATGGAAGAAGATGTTTCAGTACCTAATTCCTTGAGGTAA
- the LOC114824844 gene encoding uncharacterized protein codes for MGSHVSKQVERRKAIAVEKHTLCDLHQSCGEEFPSCAYKPSDKKNWMAGINPEKLHINKIVWPGTHDSATNKIGFPFITRPFAQCQNLSIYQQLEKGARVLDIRIQKDRKVCHGVLLTYNVDAVISDVKKFLSETQYEIIILEIRTEFGHEDPPEFDKYLVDQLGEFLIPQDDHVFDKTISELLPKRVICVWKPRKSPQPKAGSPLWNAGHLKDNWIDTDLPSTKFESNLKHLSNQPPVSSRKFFYRVENTVTPKADNPVLCVKPVTGRIHGYARLFITQCFSRGIADRLQILSTDFIDEDFVDACVAVTYARVEGKA; via the coding sequence ATGGGTTCCCATGTCTCGAAGCAGGTAGAACGTCGGAAGGCGATCGCGGTGGAAAAACACACACTGTGTGATCTTCACCAGAGCTGTGGTGAAGAGTTTCCATCATGTGCCTACAAGCCTTCGGACAAAAAAAACTGGATGGCTGGGATCAACCCTGAGAAACTTCACATAAACAAGATTGTATGGCCTGGAACTCATGACTCTGCAACCAACAAGATTGGATTTCCGTTCATCACTAGGCCTTTTGCTCAGTGTCAAAATCTGTCCATCTACCAGCAGCTCGAGAAGGGCGCCAGAGTTCTCGATATTCGAATCCAGAAGGACCGAAAAGTCTGCCACGGAGTCCTCCTCACTTACAACGTTGATGCTGTGATCAGCGACGTCAAGAAGTTTTTGTCCGAAACGCAGTATGAGATCATAATACTCGAAATCCGAACTGAATTCGGCCACGAAGATCCTCCTGAATTTGATAAGTACTTGGTTGATCAGCTCGGCGAGTTTTTAATCCCCcaagatgatcatgttttcgaCAAGACTATTTCGGAACTGCTGCCGAAGAGAGTGATATGCGTGTGGAAGCCGAGGAAGTCACCTCAGCCGAAGGCAGGGAGTCCTCTGTGGAATGCAGGGCATTTGAAGGACAACTGGATCGACACTGACTTGCCATCCACGAAGTTCGAGAGCAACCTGAAACATTTGAGTAATCAGCCGCCGGTTTCATCAAGGAAGTTCTTTTACAGGGTGGAGAACACGGTCACGCCCAAGGCTGATAACCCGGTTTTGTGTGTCAAGCCTGTGACGGGACGGATTCATGGATACGCGAGGCTGTTTATAACTCAGTGCTTCTCTAGAGGTATTGCGGATAGGTTGCAGATCCTTTCTACAGATTTTATAGACGAGGATTTCGTGGACGCTTGCGTTGCGGTTACATATGCAAGAGTTGAAGGGAAAGCATGA